A window of the Balaenoptera acutorostrata chromosome 13, mBalAcu1.1, whole genome shotgun sequence genome harbors these coding sequences:
- the PRELID3A gene encoding PRELI domain containing protein 3A isoform X27 has protein sequence MRVWSSEHVFGHPWDTVIKAAMRKYPNPMNPSVVGVDVLERSVDSRGRLHSHRLLSTEWGLPGLVRAILGTSRTLTYIREHSIVDPVGKKMELCSTNITLTNWVSVSERLVYTPHPEDPGRTVLTQEAVITVKGISLGSYLESLMANTISSNAKKVVSNS, from the exons CCACCCGTGGGACACAGTCATCAAGGCTGCCATGAGGAAGTACCCGAATCCCATGAACCCCAGTGTTGTGGGTGTCGACGTGCTGGAGCGCAGTGTGGACAGCCGGGGCCGGCTTCACAGCCACCGCCTCCTCAGCACCGAGTGGGGGCTGCCTGGCCTCGTGAGAGCG attttgggAACCAGTAGGACTTTGACATACATCAGAGAACATTCTATTGTGGATCCAGtgggaaagaaaatggagctCTGTTCCACCAAT ATCACACTCACAAACTGGGTGTCGGTGAGCGAGAGGCTGGTGTACACACCCCACCCGGAGGACCCAGGAAG GACCGTGCTCACCCAAGAAGCCGTCATCACCGTGAAGGGGATCAGCCTCGGCAGCTATCTGGAAAGTTTGATGGCCAACACGATATCGTCCAACGCAAAGAAG
- the PRELID3A gene encoding PRELI domain containing protein 3A isoform X29: MRVWSSEHVFGHPWDTVIKAAMRKYPNPMNPSVVGVDVLERSVDSRGRLHSHRLLSTEWGLPGLVRAILGTSRTLTYIREHSIVDPVGKKMELCSTNITLTNWVSVSERLVYTPHPEDPGRTVLTQEAVITVKGISLGSYLESLMANTISSNAKKE; this comes from the exons CCACCCGTGGGACACAGTCATCAAGGCTGCCATGAGGAAGTACCCGAATCCCATGAACCCCAGTGTTGTGGGTGTCGACGTGCTGGAGCGCAGTGTGGACAGCCGGGGCCGGCTTCACAGCCACCGCCTCCTCAGCACCGAGTGGGGGCTGCCTGGCCTCGTGAGAGCG attttgggAACCAGTAGGACTTTGACATACATCAGAGAACATTCTATTGTGGATCCAGtgggaaagaaaatggagctCTGTTCCACCAAT ATCACACTCACAAACTGGGTGTCGGTGAGCGAGAGGCTGGTGTACACACCCCACCCGGAGGACCCAGGAAG GACCGTGCTCACCCAAGAAGCCGTCATCACCGTGAAGGGGATCAGCCTCGGCAGCTATCTGGAAAGTTTGATGGCCAACACGATATCGTCCAACGCAAAGAAG
- the PRELID3A gene encoding PRELI domain containing protein 3A isoform X20, giving the protein MRVWSSEHVFGHPWDTVIKAAMRKYPNPMNPSVVGVDVLERSVDSRGRLHSHRLLSTEWGLPGLVRAILGTSRTLTYIREHSIVDPVGKKMELCSTNITLTNWVSVSERLVYTPHPEDPGRTVLTQEAVITVKGISLGSYLESLMANTISSNAKKGWAAIEWIIENAERALS; this is encoded by the exons CCACCCGTGGGACACAGTCATCAAGGCTGCCATGAGGAAGTACCCGAATCCCATGAACCCCAGTGTTGTGGGTGTCGACGTGCTGGAGCGCAGTGTGGACAGCCGGGGCCGGCTTCACAGCCACCGCCTCCTCAGCACCGAGTGGGGGCTGCCTGGCCTCGTGAGAGCG attttgggAACCAGTAGGACTTTGACATACATCAGAGAACATTCTATTGTGGATCCAGtgggaaagaaaatggagctCTGTTCCACCAAT ATCACACTCACAAACTGGGTGTCGGTGAGCGAGAGGCTGGTGTACACACCCCACCCGGAGGACCCAGGAAG GACCGTGCTCACCCAAGAAGCCGTCATCACCGTGAAGGGGATCAGCCTCGGCAGCTATCTGGAAAGTTTGATGGCCAACACGATATCGTCCAACGCAAAGAAG GGGTGGGCTGCTATTGAGTGGATAATTGAAAATGCTGAACGCGCCCTGAGCTAA
- the PRELID3A gene encoding PRELI domain containing protein 3A isoform X25 codes for MRVWSSEHVFGHPWDTVIKAAMRKYPNPMNPSVVGVDVLERSVDSRGRLHSHRLLSTEWGLPGLVRAILGTSRTLTYIREHSIVDPVGKKMELCSTNVSNGHDDHTHKLGVGEREAGVHTPPGGPRKDRAHPRSRHHREGDQPRQLSGKFDGQHDIVQRKEGVGCY; via the exons CCACCCGTGGGACACAGTCATCAAGGCTGCCATGAGGAAGTACCCGAATCCCATGAACCCCAGTGTTGTGGGTGTCGACGTGCTGGAGCGCAGTGTGGACAGCCGGGGCCGGCTTCACAGCCACCGCCTCCTCAGCACCGAGTGGGGGCTGCCTGGCCTCGTGAGAGCG attttgggAACCAGTAGGACTTTGACATACATCAGAGAACATTCTATTGTGGATCCAGtgggaaagaaaatggagctCTGTTCCACCAATGTAAGCAATGGCCATGATG ATCACACTCACAAACTGGGTGTCGGTGAGCGAGAGGCTGGTGTACACACCCCACCCGGAGGACCCAGGAAG GACCGTGCTCACCCAAGAAGCCGTCATCACCGTGAAGGGGATCAGCCTCGGCAGCTATCTGGAAAGTTTGATGGCCAACACGATATCGTCCAACGCAAAGAAG GGGTGGGCTGCTATTGA